In Musa acuminata AAA Group cultivar baxijiao chromosome BXJ3-11, Cavendish_Baxijiao_AAA, whole genome shotgun sequence, one DNA window encodes the following:
- the LOC103972768 gene encoding uncharacterized protein LOC103972768 isoform X1: protein MDRYQKVERPRPESVINENEIRITSQGVVRNYVSYATSLLQEKRGREIVLKAMGQAISKAVAIAEIIKKRFSGLYQDTTISSVSITDVWEPIEEGLVPLEMTRHVSMISISLSTRELNKNSPGYQAPLQVEQPKRQQRYQQFQQSQQQQQFRPKQTQGQHNEDSYAQGHGRGRGGRGRGWGRGYSGFAGYENNQGGYGNYQGGYGYNQGGYGYNQARYGGYGHDQENGGWNSNWGRGGGRSRGNWNYHGGGYGGGRGGGNGRSGGRGYGRGRGRMGGRGRGNQF, encoded by the exons ATGGATAGATACCAGAAGGTCGAGAGGCCGCGGCCGGAATCGGTCATCAACGAGAACGAGATCCGAATCACTAGTCAGGGCGTCGTACGGAACTACGTCAGCTATGCGACGAGCCTTCTCCAG GAAAAACGTGGTAGAGAGATCGTCTTAAAGGCAATGGGACAGGCAATCAGCAAAGCAGTGGCAATTGCTGAGATTATAAAG AAAAGGTTTTCTGGTTTATATCAAGATACTACAATCAGTTCGGTCAGTATCACTGATGTATGGGAACCTATTGAAGAGGGCCTCGTACC TTTGGAGATGACACGGCATGTTTCAATGATTTCAATATCTTTGTCAACCAGAGAGCTAAACAAGAATTCCCCTGG ATATCAAGCTCCCTTGCAAGTAGAGCAGCCAAAACGCCAGCAAAGATATCAACAGTTCCAGCAGtctcaacagcagcagcagtttCGACCGAAGCAAACGCAAGGTCAACATAATGAAG ATTCATATGCACAAGGACATGGTAGaggtagaggaggaagaggaaggggttGGGGAAGAGGCTACAGTGGGTTTGCTGGATATGAGAATAATCAGGGAGGCTATGGCAACTATCAGGGGGGATATGGCTATAACCAAGGTGGATATGGCTATAATCAAGCCAGATATGGTGGATATGGCCATGATCAAG AAAATGGTGGATGGAACTCTAACTGGGGTCGAGGTGGTGGACGTAGTAGAGGCAATTGGAATTATCATG GTGGTGGATATGGAGGGGGAAGAGGAGGTGGTAACGGAAGGTCTGGTGGCAGAGGTTACGGTCGTGGACGAGGAAGGATGGGTGGCCGTGGCAGAGGGAACCAATTCTAG
- the LOC103972768 gene encoding uncharacterized protein LOC103972768 isoform X2 encodes MKSQLGVLLKEKRGREIVLKAMGQAISKAVAIAEIIKKRFSGLYQDTTISSVSITDVWEPIEEGLVPLEMTRHVSMISISLSTRELNKNSPGYQAPLQVEQPKRQQRYQQFQQSQQQQQFRPKQTQGQHNEDSYAQGHGRGRGGRGRGWGRGYSGFAGYENNQGGYGNYQGGYGYNQGGYGYNQARYGGYGHDQENGGWNSNWGRGGGRSRGNWNYHGGGYGGGRGGGNGRSGGRGYGRGRGRMGGRGRGNQF; translated from the exons ATGAAATCTCAGCTTGGAGTCTTGTTGAAG GAAAAACGTGGTAGAGAGATCGTCTTAAAGGCAATGGGACAGGCAATCAGCAAAGCAGTGGCAATTGCTGAGATTATAAAG AAAAGGTTTTCTGGTTTATATCAAGATACTACAATCAGTTCGGTCAGTATCACTGATGTATGGGAACCTATTGAAGAGGGCCTCGTACC TTTGGAGATGACACGGCATGTTTCAATGATTTCAATATCTTTGTCAACCAGAGAGCTAAACAAGAATTCCCCTGG ATATCAAGCTCCCTTGCAAGTAGAGCAGCCAAAACGCCAGCAAAGATATCAACAGTTCCAGCAGtctcaacagcagcagcagtttCGACCGAAGCAAACGCAAGGTCAACATAATGAAG ATTCATATGCACAAGGACATGGTAGaggtagaggaggaagaggaaggggttGGGGAAGAGGCTACAGTGGGTTTGCTGGATATGAGAATAATCAGGGAGGCTATGGCAACTATCAGGGGGGATATGGCTATAACCAAGGTGGATATGGCTATAATCAAGCCAGATATGGTGGATATGGCCATGATCAAG AAAATGGTGGATGGAACTCTAACTGGGGTCGAGGTGGTGGACGTAGTAGAGGCAATTGGAATTATCATG GTGGTGGATATGGAGGGGGAAGAGGAGGTGGTAACGGAAGGTCTGGTGGCAGAGGTTACGGTCGTGGACGAGGAAGGATGGGTGGCCGTGGCAGAGGGAACCAATTCTAG